One Solanum pennellii chromosome 10, SPENNV200 genomic region harbors:
- the LOC107032683 gene encoding serine/threonine-protein kinase BLUS1-like, whose protein sequence is MKKNQNPYNPYLPKENGSTSFENGSTSFPASIDPPSNAPDPVPSFASLPLQFDSNRSSLSMRFARLSTSENQQVRQPIITDPHNQDQYLLTSDIGSFSHGSGAVFKALYTEHRPDSEITAHSRWVTLKIIDMNDNESESRDLWRQGKTGLMDTPYGKIIGSRKIFSVVTNIFSDNDELLCVVLPYMSEGSLRYILSTRPQKKLSEEFIFVVLKQVLIGLRDEIHVEFNPKVHKTLNAGDIFVHFDDATQEISIKLAYEVSAYDSETQNQGNNRYAPFMNPKNIFRWGAAPEVYERENEGRSGPKSDIWLFGITALELVYGDLPVRNRVDFNYIVDEIRKKKKLPNSLKKMMIKRDGRFKKVMRNVVNRKKRVFSGEFEEIVLACLRENPVNRPSADQLLNAPFFTDANDRFKQYVLNGRN, encoded by the coding sequence atgaagaaaaaccAAAATCCCTATAACCCATACCTTCCCAAAGAAAATGGTTCTACAAGTTTTGAAAATGGTTCTACAAGTTTTCCAGCCTCTATTGATCCTCCTTCAAATGCACCAGACCCTGTTCCTTCTTTCGCAAGTCTCCCACTTCAATTCGATTCTAATCGATCGAGTCTATCGATGCGTTTCGCTCGTCTATCTACTTCAGAAAACCAACAAGTACGCCAGCCAATAATCACTGATCCACATAATCAAGATCAGTATCTTCTCACCTCTGACATTGGCTCTTTTTCTCATGGATCTGGCGCTGTTTTCAAAGCTCTATATACCGAACACAGACCAGATTCTGAAATAACTGCGCATTCTAGATGGGTCACTTTGAAGATCATCGATATGAATGATAATGAAAGTGAAAGTCGTGATCTCTGGCGTCAAGGTAAAACAGGTCTTATGGATACTCCTTATGGAAAAATAATTGGATCTAGGAAAATCTTCAGTGTTGTAACCAACATTTTCAGTGATAATGATGAgttgttatgtgttgttttgcCGTATATGTCTGAGGGATCTCTTCGATATATTCTATCTACTCGTCCTCAGAAAAAATTGTCAGAGGAAttcatttttgttgttcttaaaCAAGTGCTTATTGGTCTAAGAGATGAAATTCATGTTGAGTTTAATCCAAAGGTTCATAAAACTTTGAATGCTGGAGATATCTTTGTTCATTTCGACGATGCTACTCAAGAAATATCGATCAAGTTAGCATATGAAGTATCTGCTTATGATTCCGAAACCCAAAATCAAGGCAATAATCGATACGCTCCGTTTATGAatccgaaaaatatttttagatggGGTGCTGCACCAGAGGTGTATGAAAGAGAAAATGAAGGTAGGAGTGGACCAAAATCTGATATTTGGTTATTTGGAATAACAGCACTGGAATTAGTGTATGGGGATTTACCTGTTCGGAATCGTgtagacttcaattatattgtcgATGagataaggaagaagaagaaactgccCAACTCACTTAAAAAGATGATGATCAAGAGGGATGGGAGATTCAAGAAAGTGATGAGGAATGTGGTTAATCGAAAGAAAAGGGTGTTTTCGGGGGAGTTTGAGGAGATTGTTCTTGCTTGTCTTAGAGAAAATCCAGTGAACAGACCAAGTGCTGATCAGCTTTTGAATGCTCCATTCTTTACTGATGCTAATGACAGGTTTAAGCAATATGTGTTGAATGGTAGAAATTGA